Genomic DNA from Triplophysa rosa linkage group LG6, Trosa_1v2, whole genome shotgun sequence:
ataacatttattttcaaaatattaaccatttcagtgactttttttgttgcacatacgcGCGTGCGCGTgaactatatttgcgtccacaccagcggacgataacaataacgttatgtttattttaagcctgCGCGCTGCAGTGTTCTcagtcactaaaatgaatgtagatgacctgctgatgctttcgttttcattcccgaacatcttttctccaaaatatgacagcaaaggcTGGATGCTCTTACTGAAGGCTGTGGACTCATGTCCGGGacgtaaagcatatattttgccaTCTTGCTGACTCATAAGcattacatatataatatccTGCCATAAACACACCGCTTTCCGACCACTACAGTCTTTAATTCTGACATAAAAGCCATGTTGCGATCACCAAAAGTCAAACACTATCTGCCAGAAACTGCctgacagtatgttttatcgttcatcagctggaaaaaaactcgttctgaaagtgatcccaacgatatcgttctctgtatctttatcCTTGTAGTTATGGTGTGAACCCCGCTATTCTCCTGAATTAAGGACGATttttaaaacgttatttttttatagttatcgttataatgtgaacggcccttaaCGCACACTCTTCCTCAGACACCGAATATTTCAGAACACCTGTCACGTTAGTCAAGCTTGCTTAGCCGATctcatcaggtgcagctaatcaatgTCAACCAATAGAAATccaacacatactgtactagACTGTTTCCTGTTTAGGTTGCCTTCTTAAAGTTCCTTCACAGCTGTTCAGTCGTTCAAAACCTAACCCTATCCCCAACTCCTCTTCATCTGACTTCAACGCTGCATGGACAGCATCCGTCAACATTAAATATTGCTATTGTTTACATCTTTGACAGTAGTGGTCTGGACAGAACAATCAGTCTAAAACAGTGACAGCTACAGTTACACTGTGGTTGAATGTGACTAAAAAAATCCCTCGTTTTTAGATTGGAGCTACTGTTGAATACAATGTACTTTTTAATGTATAAGAGTATGTATTTGTGATGAGTTGTGAGAGTCCCTGCATAGTGATAAGAAAAGAGAAATCTGTTTTTTCTAGTGGACAGCCCTACTCACAACGATGATGTAAGACACCAGAAGTGTTTCTATTGAGAGAAATTCCACTAGATGCAATGTAGTGTCTGTGTCTTACCCAATAACTGAGACTAGAGTACACAAGAGTATGTTACAGTGCGGTGTGAGTTTTCTGAAAACGACACTGCAAAtgacttattttgtgttattctTACACATGAAAGTTAAGGAATATTGAAGAGAACTTAAACAAATGGCAAAACATAAGTTGATGATTCCCTAACCCCCAATTTTACTACGTTCCACAAATAAGCATTCGATCTCATGTGCATTAGGTGGTATAGAAATAAGGTTTAGTTAAATAAGTctgaatactgtatataattatatagAATTCAAACAAATGGACATGTATATACATTTCTCAAATCTTTTGAGCTCCAACCTTGATTAAACACACCTGAGTAAGCTAATCAAGGACATGATCATGAAAATCACAGTAGTTTAATCAGGGTTTGAGCAGTGGCCCCTCGGGACTAGATTTTGGGAACCCTGCTATACTGTATGGTTGgattttaaaatacacattcatatttattaatatagatGAGACTGTGTGTCTGCTATACATTATACTGTTTAAAATACAATTTGAAGAATTCACAAGGggaactgcaaatgtgtcaacAGTTTCCTCTTTTCTTTCCAAAATGTACAAACGCGAAACATCACTATTGCATTAAAAGCCTGCTAAACGCACACCTACAGCATGAATCAAAGTTAGATTTTACcaagtaatttacccaacattTTAAACTTAGTGCATTACTCAGAAAGAGTGTAAAATTCTGAATATGCATGCAAACACCTCATTATTGTCTGTCTATAACCGTAaagagtgttttgtttgttgggCTGCAAAGAGTTTATCATGCATCAAAAAGCACAACTTAAGTGTTTCATCTCCATTAAACGCATGTCATGatctttgtgtgtttattttcataaatgtcTATGATGGGATATAATCAGGGCTCTGGTTTGAAAATGTGGAGTTTCCACTTATTGATGAGGAACCTTCCTGTGCATGGGAGCAGGGATTCCCCTGTAACCTGCCCATAAAACAGAGAACGGCTGACAGCAGATTCAAGTCTTTATATTCCTCTGCTTCATTTCAAATCACTTGCTTATTTCATCATGACCGTCAATAGAAAGGTGAGAATCAGTTCATTGCGTTTACAAAATGTATATTGAATATTCTCATTGTAACAAagacttaatgtaaatatatgtatGGTTCTCATCATACTCTTGACTAACAACATGTATTTACcaaaaataagagtaatattGGGGTTCAAAAATTAATTGGGTTGAGTCAAAGATGATAAGCATTCTAGTTTGATtcgcttttaaatgtttacataaaTATTAACAGAATTTTATATTTGCTTGAAGGACAAAATTTTGGTTACATTTACTTAACTCACAATTTTGTATAGATTATGTTGTACATTAGATGCTATGAAGGTTGGTTTATCAGGTTTTTAATCTTTTAACTGTATGACATTTAGTTTGGCTTTTAATgatgtgatgtttgttttttcttgaCAGTGTGTCTTTGACTTCTGCATATGCATTATAATGCTTTCCATGACATTAGTCCTTACCTCTGCACTACCTCTAAAAGGTATGTGAGTTAAAATCTACAAAAGTATAATTCTGTGGGAAAATACTACAGAATTGAGATTATTATTTGTCTTGTAAAGATTTATGGATCTTATAGTAGGAGGGGTTGATAAAAGCAAAAATCTACATAATATGATCAAATATTCTAAAATGTTTTGGCctagaaacattttaaaatgacagttacagtatgtttttaaaaagtaatataaatagggtgcgtttacacttggcattaacatgcgatctaggtgatccgaacaagcagatcggatcttcagacgatcaggacacagcgcgtttacacttgtcatcaagtggcttccacatctgaaTAACTGagcggatctctatagtttcccgcccattattttaataagcctgcaatttaaaaatagccccggtgcggggagatttcacacaacatgtataacggggaggatgagcatgttacagatttgatacgcagccatgttgaacttgaggcagcggtgggaagtaaaccgcggttaaaaccattaatgatcttatatgtgaaagtataagcagaggacgtttgtaacatgacaagcttttgtacttgagctgtggcgggtttcactcgtgcgcacacacagactctaacagtgtttttaaacacatcatttgtttattcatgtcacagacacataaaataatcacataagtaggccgaagttcctatgatcaaaagcgaccacttacatcgttctcgtctatttgagttggttcggctgaaagtgacagcgcgtcgtttctttggtcaGCGCCCTAAATATcgtgcttactgacatcagctataagcaacactatacaatcttgtttctgtgtgtaaatgatatacagcgtgttcagagctccgtttcaagctgcccgtctgccgcttaatctgtcttccggggacggtactttcgagtcagatccgtgggcgtggcttgttggttttgactaaatctttggtgtttcaagtcttacgaaaccttccctaacccacaccctgaccctaaccttactctaaccatctaaactacctatgattgttaaaattgatgaaaaaacaagtttgggtgatgacgtcagactcgaaacaccaacgatttagtgagagccgtacgagacacaagcggcagcagccctcggggaaccggagagttgattacgccgtataggctacagtaaacacacacacgtatgttagaaacaagctggtatagtgttgccattcgtgtctgtgacatgaaaataaacaaatgatgtgttttaagatggcgctgtgtgtgctagtcaacgccattcatggcagtcacaaatacagcgatgatacagctgaagtggtcaagtaaaacatcttgTGTGATTTGACAcaaatcctctgtaggttaaagtatccgTGATCatttcgtgggaaaatgaacgactgtgcaacgctcgggagcaagagtaaactttcctctgcatttgtcagctgctccgcagtctgagaggtttcggacagacgagagaataatgatagcgggcgggttttctgtgaaattgtaccggtaaatgtagataaactgtctggattgcgtttacattacactgagatccgatcacaatgcgtcctcgactacctctggatctggacacgctgatcggatgacattccgatcagaagcgcgtttacacttgtcttttcaatgtgtatgtggacaacatccagatacaggtcgcatgttaatgccaagtgtaaacgcacccatATATGCAATTTTAAAAGCATAATTTTTTCAGCACTAAAACAAGTGAAAAGCAGTATTGTCATACATttgtaaaacatatttatataaaaaaaggtttataaaaacaaattaaagataaataatatgtttaccatgaacaataaaaatcaataaaaagagCTTTATGAAAAGTTTTATTAAAGATTATGACAATAACTTGTTTCACAACCCTTACATAAAAGACACACAAAATTCACATGTACAAAAGACACGTGATCatgtgtgaaatgtgtgtttttggaacattttgtgtgaatcccatgtgaaacacataggataaCATGTGCGACATGTGGtgatgtctccacatgtgatcacgtcaccacatgttgcacatgtcatgtgatcacatgcgaaaaacgtGAAATTCAtcagtcttttctgtaagggaagatgattattttgttttgtcttctgGTTACTCCATAACACTTTGTAATTGGCCTAGACAGCTGTGTGGTGGTTGGTCCAGAGATCCCTGATTTTCACGTTCAAGGAGAAGCGGTAATCATAAAATTTCCATTTCTTGAAGATGCAATTCATTACAGGAAACTGCAATTGGACAACAGCTCAACATTCCATATTAATCACACCAACCAGAGAAACCATAGAAGTCTAAAGAGTTGTTGTGATAGGGTGGTGCAGAATGGGCGTGGCATCTTGCTCCTCCCATCACACCCTTCCGATTCTGGAATTTACACCTATGTTTTAAGGTTAGATCTTACTTCACACGTCATACAAACTCAACGTACACGTAAAAACTCATGTAGTAGAATTCAACCTTTTGTAGGTAGCAATGTCTGAGGAAAAGCTAAGCAAAAAGTCTCAAATAAGTTCTCCCATGAGCATGAGAGATGATTTCTGATTATATTGCCAAcaattaaaactaaaatgaataaaaaactacTGTAATATAACTGAATTTATTATATTGAACTGTATAAAATTAAAGAATATATGTGAAGTATTTATAGAAGATATTTGAGTCACATTACCTTTTTCTACTGGTTATAGTTTATTTATAGTATGTTTAATATATCCTTTGAGTTGCAAtattttgttccttttttatCACCACATTGTGGAATGACAATAAGGCTCAATTGAACTTTGGAGATGTTCTTCTTGGCTGGGTTACATTTTCCATGTTCAAAACTCTAGGGTGAGGCTGAATTTATAGGGGCGTGATATTTAATTGACTATTGTTTTTATGTACCACACTTGTACAATCATGTACAATCAATGTACAATCATTTGTATAATGGAATTGGGGGCGAACTAATTTGTCATGAATCACATGTTAACCCTTTCGTAAGATTGCGCAGATGTGCACAGATCTGTGCTTGTTTCTACGTTAGATTGAAAAACGAGGCCAGCTAATTTGCAAGAATTTCTTTGAGCAAATGTCTGGATTGTAATTCcccacaaataaataataacccCCCCAAAACAATAAAATTCATAATAAATAATCATTATGTGCTTAAATGTAACTCAAATATTTATCTGCctaattgctttataaataattgCATTATATTCTGTCTAAGTGGTGTCTGCGTTTCTTATTAGTGGAGACACATACTGCTTGATTGGGAATATTTCCATAACCATCTATGAATCCGAGGAAGCCAACATCACTGTAATGCCCTATACCGCACACACAGGAGAGAATACAAGAGTTATTTGTCctcatttgaaatatttcaaaagGGCAGAAAATCCAAAATGGTACAAGGTAGGTCAAATGTAATGAAGTAGACCTAATCTACgaacaaataattaaattaacaaacaaacaaaaactgtcTTTATTTGTCATTTGCTTGTTAATTGACAGGATTTTCAGAGCACAGCTCTCACTGTTGGTGAAGGACAGTACACAATTGAAAGAGGAATAATACTGACCATCAGAAACATCTCTGTGAAAGATGAGGGCTTCTACACTTGTAGACTAAAAGTGATTCTTAACAATATCCAGTATAATGTGAGCAGAACTTGGAGAGTGTCAGGTAAACAAATTGTCAACATTCTGCTTGTAGTAATGTAACAAatgcaatttttaaaaataaatcaagttgtttcattaacaacaaaaactaaaaaaacacaaagaccTTTTACTTGGCACTAATCAGTTACTTCAAGCCTGTTCAGGTCAATTACTTAAAGGTCTGTGACCAAAGTCATTTTCCAAAAATAAATAGGTGGTTTGTTAATAACAAAATCTATTTGAAACAGTCCTTTTATCTTCAgctctttaataaaaataaaaaggatacagtatatataaatcaTAATTGCCAACACAATCACATTAAACAGCTCTAATTTTTGGAccctaaaacatttaaaaacaaaagaaaccccCATTCAGAAAAAGTCTTGAGGGCTGCATTTCccgataacgttgtctcttGGCGCACTAAGCAGACTCTAAAGGAACACCTTAACTCCAGTTATACCTTTTCTAGGCGTGTTTCCCAACTATACTGTACCTTATGAGGTTAATTTCTTACGTCCCACGTTACCAGGTGTtgtccatggcggtggtgctgaatTAATGGATATCGATCGTtcgacaatcaattattcactctatACAGGGACTGCTTCACTGCGTTATGTGAGGCGTTCTTTATCaaataagcactttagaaatagATGAAGTTGCAATTTTTAGGATTcataggataaaaataaaccaaattgcaaactaaatccaaccatGGATATTACTTAATTGTAAAATGAGTGTGCGAACCCGCAATCTCATGCCCAAATGTATCAACCTGCTACATCTACTGCCAGTATGGTTATTTATATCAAAGTTTCTCAAACTTGGGTTAATAAGGAGGGTCACGCAAAGCCACTCGcacgtttattgtgcttggacactggatacGCAAGCAGCGCATGTACAGCGCGAAGCATGTTGCTTATTGAcgcgtttattaaaacattaaaatataatcaacattattaatcgcacttacaatatcaaggggaataatATAACCAAGTATGCCATAATTGTGCAATTGATATTGCAATTAAACGTATTCATTTATGacgaaaaatataaaaagtaaaggttttttccctattttctatttaaaaggtgTGCCATGACAGCCTACCTTTGTTTATACctgtgtttgggaacccctaatttatattctcataataTATGTTGCTATAGTGTCTGTATTTACTCAATAAAAGCGCAGAACGCGGAACATATAATCAACACCCATAGCAGGTAAAACACCTACAGCTGAATTTAGGGGATGCTCCGTTGAGTTTGTCTTGACAAAGTCAGACCAACAAGATCCAAAAGCTGCTGAATTTTCTGCCATGGCAGGCTAACTTTTCTATAACTATACTTGCAGCATAAATTGTAGCCAGGTTTTCACAGattaaatgcactaaaatgcTCCGCGGATGGTGTGCCGTCTTtgattttgcaaaaaaaactgCTGTATCGCTGCAGTTTGTTCTAAACTTCTTACCACAATGTATCTCTCTAAATATACTCTAAATTATttggtttgccagctgatgcacCTTTAGATAATATCAGTAAAAAGCTTACAACCATCAGTGTAAAGACAATATTCTTTGCATGAAAACACGTCAATATACGGGTGTGTTTAACTTTAGAATTGTATTTGTATAGACTGCGATGTAAAGAAGCTTTTTTTCACAGTGCCACTAGCGGGGTGAACTCTTAACAGTGATAAGGTATAGCTTAgagcagtggtgtagtctattTTTTGTAGTGAGTATACTCTGATTCCCCCCAGCCTACTCACCCGTCCCAGATCGACAACCCATATACCTGTATAAGCACCACCACACTCACGGATGCATATAGTATGCCTCTATATAATCAAGAGCATTCTGGAAGATTTATTTCAATAAAGATTTCAATAGCCAATGACAGCTGGGgggacttgctggttttgttaatcactgttTAACTCAGCCAGTTAAGAGTTATACTTAGCCTTAGATGGCATATGTATACAACCCCCAAAGCACAGGTTTTTTCAGCTGGCAAATGTCAATGCACATTTGTGGtccatgtgaaaacccagctataaagtcatttattCGTGATATACTATTTCTACACAAAACCCTCCCTGCTAAAAAGTAATATTACATAAATTCGATTGgtttactattactattatgAACCACAATTATTCCAGTTATATATGTAAAAAAGAATGTATTGGGCATTAATGGGTGTTCTATTGATCCCCATCTGGATctcttgtgttttgggcagggtactattattttttcagctgggcatgtcatttcattttcatttcatttatttatatagcacacataaacacaacagAAGTTGACCACAGTGTTTTACAGAGCCAGCATAAGCAAGAAATACATAAACAACAGATgactaaaataataaaggacTTAAAACAAGTGTACCTAAAATGCCTGGGAGAGAAACTAGagctttaatttaaatttaaactcATGTACAGAGCGCGTCATGGTCCTGTCCTCCTTGTCAGGAGTTttctagttctgtggacagggtcatgacagtaccatgtattttgtgcttgttgtgttttgtgtggaagcacatggcctttgttgttgctttgtgccatgtgctctcctgtcacgtgtcttggccccgcccccttgtttccccaTCCATCTTCCCATTAGcatttcattcccctcacctgcccagtgtaattatcccttgaTAGTTTTCTCCATTTAAGGCCCTCTTGTTTTCTGTCCCgtgctggtttgttttgacTTCTACCCGGTCATGTAGTCCTGAAATTCCTGACAGGGCAaccaacataatgtaaagaatatcaTGTGAAAGCATAATCTTTAGATTTTTATATAGTTTTGACTAGTAGCGAACCGTGACGTTTGAGCCTTGGCCCTCTGTGCACGCGCATGCGCAACCCCCCCCAAACCCACACCAACACACTTAACCTTATTTTACCTTACCGTGCTTTCCTATAGAAGTGCGCATACATCATTATACCATCACACTTAAcacatgatacatttacaatgcTACTCCAGACTTGAAACGCAACAAGCCGAATGGCACAGCAAGAAAGTATCACTAAAATAACatgcaatacaaatacaaatcattatttcACATGTGCATTATGATCGGTGTGCCGCGTTTATGTGCTCTTCAATGGAATAATGGACAGGGTTGCGTACACAGAGATTCAGCGAATAAACTgtgattataataaatcttaatattaaACTGGTAACGTTAAGTTACAGTGAACTAAACGTATGGAActgactagggatgtaacgattcaccgtgagccggttgaaaatcggttataatgagtgacgattcaattcggttgaggcttgaactgaatcgcaatacattttttgaacagcaggggccgctattttcactgcaaacctaaacgtggatgctgatatttcttaaatgcaaaaaaatccaagataagcacagacagtattagtttgtttatattaaagagactttttctattattaatttgttataaaatcgcagtttacttttgttatttgaaataaaacattattttattatgcaaagaaacgtgaagcatttaagaaataatgcaagggaacttgttcatttctaatttgtttcaactcattttttaaaaataaatcgtgagtaaatcgtgaataaatcgcatcgtgagatcagattcgtgaatcgcatcgcattgtgagctgagtgaatcgttacatccctagaacTGACCATAgtaaatttaccatttatctgataaaagctcctgtatgacatatcacttattgctccctgaactctctgtaagtcactttggataaaagcatctgctaaatgactaaatgtaaatgtaaataaaatgtcaccattatgcagaataacagcaaatatgcacaatatgttaaatttaagactgaCCAGTCAAAATCACTCGTCTCAAATTAAGCTcacatcagcaaccagaatGAATTAAGGCA
This window encodes:
- the LOC130556102 gene encoding interleukin-1 receptor type 2 isoform X4, producing the protein MTVNRKCVFDFCICIIMLSMTLVLTSALPLKDSCVVVGPEIPDFHVQGEAVIIKFPFLEDAIHYRKLQLDNSSTFHINHTNQRNHRSLKSCCDRVVQNGRGILLLPSHPSDSGIYTYVLSGDTYCLIGNISITIYESEEANITVMPYTAHTGENTRVICPHLKYFKRAENPKWYKDFQSTALTVGEGQYTIERGIILTIRNISVKDEGFYTCRLKVILNNIQYNVSRTWRVSGSRLEIQCKVFIGNQSAEFTDVTWMIGGTSVENSYLGKRVFQKEKRISANHIEVQLVILKLQKEDNGAELKCISQNQAKKQEVVTEIKLEDSESVWLVVAVAFSYFILVVFIFLYHLCQKPQKQQVYILAQQKSTI
- the LOC130556102 gene encoding interleukin-1 receptor type 2 isoform X1, which gives rise to MTVNRKCVFDFCICIIMLSMTLVLTSALPLKDSCVVVGPEIPDFHVQGEAVIIKFPFLEDAIHYRKLQLDNSSTFHINHTNQRNHRSLKSCCDRVVQNGRGILLLPSHPSDSGIYTYVLSGDTYCLIGNISITIYESEEANITVMPYTAHTGENTRVICPHLKYFKRAENPKWYKDFQSTALTVGEGQYTIERGIILTIRNISVKDEGFYTCRLKVILNNIQYNVSRTWRVSVLEVSSPSPVISENPKVFTSSSYLFPYITFPVDGSFIKSHCGSRLEIQCKVFIGNQSAEFTDVTWMIGGTSVENSYLGKRVFQKEKRISANHIEVQLVILKLQKEDNGAELKCISQNQAKKQEVVTEIKLEDSESVWLVVAVAFSYFILVVFIFLYHLCQKPQKQQVYILAQQKSTI
- the LOC130556102 gene encoding interleukin-1 receptor type 2 isoform X3, which encodes MTVNRKCVFDFCICIIMLSMTLVLTSALPLKDAIHYRKLQLDNSSTFHINHTNQRNHRSLKSCCDRVVQNGRGILLLPSHPSDSGIYTYVLSGDTYCLIGNISITIYESEEANITVMPYTAHTGENTRVICPHLKYFKRAENPKWYKDFQSTALTVGEGQYTIERGIILTIRNISVKDEGFYTCRLKVILNNIQYNVSRTWRVSVLEVSSPSPVISENPKVFTSSSYLFPYITFPVDGSFIKSHCGSRLEIQCKVFIGNQSAEFTDVTWMIGGTSVENSYLGKRVFQKEKRISANHIEVQLVILKLQKEDNGAELKCISQNQAKKQEVVTEIKLEDSESVWLVVAVAFSYFILVVFIFLYHLCQKPQKQQVYILAQQKSTI
- the LOC130556102 gene encoding interleukin-1 receptor type 2 isoform X2: MHYNAFHDISPYLCTTSKSCVVVGPEIPDFHVQGEAVIIKFPFLEDAIHYRKLQLDNSSTFHINHTNQRNHRSLKSCCDRVVQNGRGILLLPSHPSDSGIYTYVLSGDTYCLIGNISITIYESEEANITVMPYTAHTGENTRVICPHLKYFKRAENPKWYKDFQSTALTVGEGQYTIERGIILTIRNISVKDEGFYTCRLKVILNNIQYNVSRTWRVSVLEVSSPSPVISENPKVFTSSSYLFPYITFPVDGSFIKSHCGSRLEIQCKVFIGNQSAEFTDVTWMIGGTSVENSYLGKRVFQKEKRISANHIEVQLVILKLQKEDNGAELKCISQNQAKKQEVVTEIKLEDSESVWLVVAVAFSYFILVVFIFLYHLCQKPQKQQVYILAQQKSTI
- the LOC130556102 gene encoding interleukin-1 receptor type 2 isoform X5, which produces MHYNAFHDISPYLCTTSKRKLQLDNSSTFHINHTNQRNHRSLKSCCDRVVQNGRGILLLPSHPSDSGIYTYVLSGDTYCLIGNISITIYESEEANITVMPYTAHTGENTRVICPHLKYFKRAENPKWYKDFQSTALTVGEGQYTIERGIILTIRNISVKDEGFYTCRLKVILNNIQYNVSRTWRVSVLEVSSPSPVISENPKVFTSSSYLFPYITFPVDGSFIKSHCGSRLEIQCKVFIGNQSAEFTDVTWMIGGTSVENSYLGKRVFQKEKRISANHIEVQLVILKLQKEDNGAELKCISQNQAKKQEVVTEIKLEDSESVWLVVAVAFSYFILVVFIFLYHLCQKPQKQQVYILAQQKSTI